The Nycticebus coucang isolate mNycCou1 chromosome 10, mNycCou1.pri, whole genome shotgun sequence sequence aaaaaatagctgggtgttgtggcaggcgcctgtagtcccagctactcgggaggctgaggcaagagaatcgcttaagcccaggagctggaggttgctgtgagctgtgtgacgccacggcactctaccgagggtgataaagtaagaatctgtctctacaaaaaaaaaaaaaaattaaaaaatgaatgtgccgggcggcgcctgtggctcagtgagtagggcgccggccccatatgccgagggtggcgggttcaaacccagccccggccaaactgcaacagaaaaatagccgggcgttgtggcgggcgcctgtagtcccagctgcttgggaggctgaggcaagagaatcgcgtaaacccaagagttagaggttgctgtgagtcgtgtgacgccacgcactctacccgagggcggtacagtagactctgtctctacaaaaaaaaaaaaaaaaaaaaaatgaatgtgccCAGTATGAAACACTTCTGAATCCTTCTGGCTCCAGCATCATGTCCTCCCTTGGGAACAGGTCAAAAACCCATATCCTGGAACTGCCTCTGCACTCAAGAAAGACCTTTCACAGGTAGACTTGCCACTCCAGGCCCTGTTCACTCAACGACAGGTCACAGGCCCAGTCCTAGCTGTCCTGTGCTGCCAGCTTCTGGTCCTGGACAAGTATCTCCACATCTACTCTGCTTCCCCTGCCCTAGCCTGCATTTTTCTCTCCTAGGGTTGGGTACTCGCACTTCCTGGCACTGTGGACAGAACTTTCCTGGGAGGTGGTGGACCTGTGTCTTGTGGGACTTTCCTACCAAGTGTAACTGGTACCAGGCTGCCTGTCTAGCCTGGGCACCACCACCGCTTCTCACTTTCCACAGCAGAATTGCCATGGGCCTGTCCCACTGGATGCTCTGGGATCCCCTCTGAGATCTGCATGTTCCATGGTGTCTGGTCCAACCCAGCTGGCCACAGGTGGGCAGAAATCAGAGATACCACCAAACAGAGTCAGCCCCTCCCCTCTTCCAACCTCCAGCAGCACATCTCAGACCTCTCCTTGCCTTTTACATTCTAGGTTGGGCTTCTGGCCAAGCCCAGCACCACCCCAGGGCTCCTCTTCAGAGCCTCCTCATCCTTAGCCCCTCAATTTACCTTCAGTGACCATCCACCAAATGAGTGAGAACATCCCTACCCCACCTTTGTACCTTCCAGGTTAGCTCtaacaataaaattaaagtgAGGTCAGAAACTTTGGGAGCAAGGCTGGGGACTGCCAAGTGCAGGCAAATCCAGGAGAGTGAACTACAGTTCCCATCGGGCTCCAGGGCCACAGGTTTCCCCAGCCCCACTCCCTGACCCAGTGGAGAGGCAGCTGCTGCCCAGAGAGCGAGAAGTTGCAGTGACCCAGGCCTCTCCACTTGAGTTAGGGGCAGAGTAGAGCTGGGCCTTGGACTGCACACAGATCTGGGTGGCCTTTCCAACCCTATGGGACCCTAAGGAGCTTTCTTCCTTGCCACAGACACATGGGAGTTGTACCAGATCCAGTATCCTCTGGACCTTCAGGTCCTGGGGCCCATGTGGAAGTTGCTTTGTATCCAGGACCTGCTACATGAAcctctcttgtttattttttatttttattttttttgtagagacagagtctcactttatggccctcggtagagtgccgtggcctcacacagctcacagcaacctccaactcctgggcttaagcgatgctcttgcctcagcctcccgagtagctgggactataggcgcccgccacaacgcccggctattttttggttttgcagtttggccggggcgggtttgaacccaccaccctcggcatatggggccggcgccctaccgactgagccacaggcgccgccctctcttgtttatttttgaggcagagtctgaagctgtcaccctgggtagagacccatggcgtcacagctcacagcaacctccaactactgggttcaagtgattctcctgcctccacctcccaagtagctgggactacaggcgcccaccacaatgcccggctatttttttggttgcagccatcgttgtttggcaggcccaggctggattccaacctgccagctcaggtgtatgtgtctggcgccttagccacttgagccataggcgctgagccaaaataCACAAGTTTTTGCTCACTTCAGCAGTCACTATAAATGAATGTGATCCAGTCTAGTGCTGTGTATCATCCTCCTTGGTCAAATACTCTTAGATGCCTTTCCCATATTTGTCCCCGAGGTTTATGCCACTTAGATAAACAAAACCTTGCAATTCTTTTGCAGCATAATAATATGCTTAAGAGTCAGATTTTATACTTGTCCAAACTCATTAGAGGTTGGGAGCAGTAAAGTGTAGTTGGGGAAAGGGGGCTTTTACAAGGAACAAGATTTATAGCTTGTCGCCCAGCTTCCAGACTTGGTCAGCTCCCAGATTCAGTGCTCCTCACTGGAAGGAGACCGAGTCCTTCTGGGATAAGTCCTGCCTCAAGAATAGGTTGAAGGCCAGGCGTGATGGCCTgtatctatagtcctagctactcagaagcctggggtaggtggattgcttgggcccaggagtttaagagcagcccaggagttcaagggcaatatagcaagaccctgctaTAGGCAGCAGTATGGGAGATCGTCCTAAAAGGGCCTGCTGCCAGAGTGAGAAGGAGAAAATACCCAGATCTTTCAGGGATTGAGAGAGACTGGCTCTGAGTTGAAGCTGATCCCCTAGGACTCTGATCTACTAGACAAAGCAGGGTTCTATGGCCTTCACCTGTCTCCTGGTGGCTCACTGTATGTTTACTCCCACTCTGGGTATTTTCCTGATGTGAGGATGGATAATAGGAAGCGACACACTCAGGAAATGGTAGAATCACCATATTGGCTCTTTGACTCAGGGCCATTGTCCTTCAAATAGGAGGGACCAGACAGAATCCCCTAGGATGTTGCCTCTGCCAGGATGGCAACCCAGAAGCTAGACCACATCCCCAGGGAAATTACAGAGCTTAGTGCCACTGTCAAGAGCCTGAAAGATGCAGGGTGGTGATTCTTACCACATCATCATTCTGCTTGACTGGCCTGTGCAGAAGACAGCTGGATCCTAGAGAATCACAGCAAGTTATTAGACCATGACTCCAATTGCAGCTGCTGATTTGGATGTGTTATCTTGAGGGGAGCAAGTTGGCTCAACGTCTGCTACAGGTGTGAAGAGACTCGTAGCTTTGTCTGAATGCACTTGACTCCATTCCAAGCTTCAGGTTCTCCTCCTTATGCTAACTCCTAAGAGGACATATGGCGAGCTTGTAAATTCAGTGCAGTTTGCAGTTGTGCAATACACACGACCAATGGAGCACACATCTGAGCAGGGGTGGGAGAACAGTCCACAGAGGGTCACACAGTGCAGAATTCCCCAGTGATGAGGAAGAGACTACAGCCACTAGGAAGAGGGAGGATGGGGCCAGACACCCTCACTCGAGGGTGCGGCCTGATGCCGATGGGTTTGCTGGACTTCTGAGTGTGATGGCTCAGTGTCCCCTTCTAATAAAGAATCCCAGCCCCTATCCCATGATGAGGGGATTTTTTGATCATTTTACTGTTCTACTGATTTAGTTAATGATTATCCATTAATATTGATTTCTGGGGATTCTGAGGCTCTATTCAGCCTTGGCCTCAGAGGTTTGCTATTTGTCCGTGCCCCTTGCAGGCCCCACCCCTGCCTTCCAGGAAGGGAAGGGGTCAACGCCCTGCTGCCCTGTACCTCACTCAGACCTGATCACCTCAGATGCTCACAACTGCTAGAGCCACTGTGACCATGATGTCCTTGCTGGTGTCCTTCCTGCTGCTCTGGGGTGAGGGATCCATGACCTGGGGAACCATGACAGGGCTTGGGAGTGGGATCCGGGGCCTCATGGTGCTGTCTCCACAGGTTTCACCCTGGGCCCAGTGGCAGAAGCGGCTGTGTGTGAGTATAAGGCAGGACCAGGCCTGGGGATGGTGCTGCAAGCAGGGATAGGCCCTGGCCCTGCAGCACTCAGCTGATCCTAGCCACCCCTCACAGTTATTGACACCCGGCCCAGCCTGTCAGCAAAGTCAGAATcactgctggagccctgggccaACATCACACTGACGTGCAAGGCCCAACTGTACACCATGGATTTTGAGCTGCTCAAGGATGGGGCATCCCAGGAGCTCGTGCACCTACATTTACCTACCATCAAGCACCAGTTCCTACTGACGGGTGACACCCGGGGTCTCTACCGCTGCCGCTCAGGCCTGGGTGATGATAGGTGGACCCAGCTGAGCAATCTTGTGGAGGTGACAGGGCCAAGTGAGTAGTAATAAGGGCCAGAGGCCATAGGGATGGGGGTGCCGGGGGCTCATCCTTCCCCCAAGTCCCCTGACATCTTTGAGcctctgttttcccatttgtCAAAGGGGATGACATTTGTATTGACCCCAGAGGCTTGTGAGGGATAAATGATTACATCCATAGGGGCCTGGCATAATGTGTGGCCTCAGACACTTCTCCTCTGGATGTCCTGTTTCTGCCTGGCTGTGCCCTTCTTCAATTCCCTTCCCTCCTGTCTCCCTCACAATTTTCCTAGTCATGCCAAACCACTTATTAACCCTGCAGAGTCCCTGCCCTCACCCTGGCTCTCAGCAGAGCCAGTGCCCTGGATCACACCTGGCCTGAACTCCACACTGGTATGCCATGGGGGATTGCAAGGTGTGAACTTTCTGCTGAGGCGCAAAGGAGATGATGCGTTTCTGGAGGTGGCTAAGGCCGGCGAGAATGTGGAGGCCACCTTCTCTGTCCACAAGGCTGGTGACTACAGCTGCACCTACAGGACCCATGCAGCAGGCACCCCTTCAGACCCTAGTGCCCCTGTGGCCATCAAGGAACTCGGTGAATGTTGTGCAGTCTTAGAGGGCTTCTGAGGGAGGAGGCCCCTGGGGGGAAGGGCTACATTCTCTTTGGCCTCCAACACTGAATCCCCCTGTCCAGAGCTGGGTGCAGGGAACTGGCCATACCAGTTGCCTTGGCCTGAAGGTTGCAAAGTTTGGGCACAGGATGCCCAAAAGAAGGGAGGGTGTTCCGGTGGGTGCCACcaagagggcagagggcagaggacaGTAGACTAGGCAAACAGTAGCTCTAGCAGGGAACCTGCACAAGAGGGTACCCTGGCCTCTGGTGGTCCCAGGGACGACTCCTGCCTTGCAGCTGCCCCTCCGCCGCCTGCACTGAGTGTAGACAGAGAGTCTGCTGGAATCCTGCGCCCAGGTGACAGAGCGACCCTCCTCTGCGTGGCGCCCCTGAGCGGAGTGAAATTCCAGCTGCGGCTGGGGGAAAAGGAGCTGCCAGTGCCCCAAAGCAGCACCAACCCCGACCGCACCATCTTTCATCTGGACGCCCTGGCCCCGCGGGACACTGGGCCCTACTACACCTGCCGATACCGGCTGTGGAACCAGCAAGGCCTCTGGTCAGGGGACAGCAAGCCCGCCACGCTGATTGTGAGCAACGGTGAGCCCATCGGCCGAGGCAGGGGGAACAGGGTTGGGACAGGGGCAGGCACCCCGTGTAGGGGTCCCGGAAGTGCAGGTCTCTGGGCCGCATCCAGTCCCAATTCAACCCTtcgcctcagtttcctcaactgccGGAGGGGCAGTGAGCCTGGCAACCTGAGACCCAGTGAGGAATTGGGTCCAGAAGCCCTGCAAAGGCCTTGCGCCGccgcccctgcccccaccccccaccagggtCCCCAGGGGCTTCTCAGGTCTGGGCATCGCTGAGGCCTGCCCAGGAGGTTGGGCTGCTGCGGCTCCTCTCTGTTCGCCTTGGGCTCCTTGACATTTGGCAAATCTTGACTAGGCACTTGACTTCCAACCCCCCATCCCCCAAGGATTCCAGGTGCTCCAGGTGGCCGTGCATTGGGGCAGTGCCAGCAGACTTAGGGGCGAATCCACCATTGGCAGTCATGTCCTGAGGCACGAAGACGGGGACACAAAATGTCACCCGCCTCCCTGTttttataaacaaattaataacaaaGAGTGAAGGAGTTGTGAGAGCTACCCAAGGGAACGGGGACCACGGGCCAGAGGGGAGTGCGGCTTTCATCAGGGTGGTCCCCTTGGCCTTGTTCAGCCAAGGCAAAGCCAGAGAGGCTGGACCACGCGTCAGGCTGGGCAGTCCCCTCACACCTGGCTCAGCCCGCGTCCTCCTCCACAGAGCAGCTGCCTGCGCCTGAGCTCTCGGCTGAGCCCACCAGTCGTAGCCCAGAGCCCGGCACGCTGGTGCGGCTGAGGTGCCTGGGGCCTCTGGTTGGCATGCGCTTTGTCCTGGTGCGCGAGGACGCCGGCGGTCGCCGCGTGCACAGTGTGCTGAGCCCCGCGGGGACCGAAGCCACCTTCGAGCTGCGGAACGTCTCGGTGGCCGACTCGGCTAACTACAGCTGCGTCTACACGGACCCGAAGCCGCCTTTTTTGGGCTCTGCCCCCAGTGCAAGCGTGGAGCTGCAGGTGGAGGGTGAGCTCCTAAGCACCTGCCGTGCGCTAAGGGGAGCCCGCCTTTCCTGGGAGCCTAAGCCCTGATCCTGTCCTCATCAGCAACTCTTTGCGGAGGAAGGGGGAGGCGGTGGACGACAGTCCCTAAGGACTTGAGCCCGATCAAGATCATGGGGTGGGGCCCAGATCTTCCTGTTTGAGGAAGATTGGGCCCAGCCCCAGATCCCTTTGCACCTgcccgtgcctcagtttccttgtgctACACCCTGGTCAGTGGTCATATTGGACTATCACTCCAACTCCACCTGGGCCCCGTCTCACCGCGGAGGGGCGACATGTAATTCTCCTCAAGCCTTCGCCATCCCAGGGGCCTGTTTGTTCCTCCGATTTCCTCATACAGGTGTCCACGAGAGGTGGGGGCATGCAGAGCAGCAGGCCACAGGTCCCAAGGCCAGACCTGTGGGTTGTGCCCTCTCCCCGGAACACCCTTTCCCTTGGTCATTTCTTCCTTGCTTGCACGTGTCCCGAGTGTCCTTGAGGACCTCAAGAAGCCCCAGAGCAGCCTGGCTCTGGGCCAGGGTCCTGGGGCGGGTGACGAGGACGCACGAGGCCAACTGGCTGTAGAGCAGGGCCCGGGGTGCCACAAAAACAGCTGCCTCAGCTCAGGTCCAGGAATGGGAGCGGGTTAAGCGCTGGCTGAGGACAGCAGCGCGAGTTGAAGAGGACTTCAGTGGGTGCCAGGTCTGAGCTGTGCCTACAGCTCCCTGGACTGACTGGCCTGCTCTGCCCAGGACCACCTCCCAGGCCGCGGCTGCGCGCCCTGTGGAGTGGTGCGGTGACCCCTGGCCGGGACGCCGTCCTGCGCTGTGAAGGCCACATACCCGACGTCACCTTCGAACTATTGCGAGTGGGGGACATGAAGCCTTTGGAAAGGCTCCACGCCACTCACCCCTCCGCGGACCTCACGCTGACCTACGTGGGACCCCAACACGCTGGCAACTACAGCTGCCGTTACCGCTCCTGGTGGCCCAACCGCTTGGAGTCAGAGCTCAGCGACCCAGTGCAGCTCCTGGTGGCAGGTGCCCTTTCTCTAGGTCCTGGGGGATGGGCTCCGTCCTGGGTTGTGCCCTCCGCAGAGAGTGCCCTTCTCTGCACCTCTTTTGGGTACATTGGCTGCTGTGTCCAGGAGGTGGCAGGGGGAACCACACTAcaaggccctgaggcagagagTGGCTTGGTCAGCTAGAGCAcctggagggaggtggaggtggggccAGGCCATCAGCTGACCatcagggagagaggaaggcaggaatCCACCGTCACCTAACacttcttctttttcatgtttgtccAGGACATTGACCCAACCATGGACGCAGGGTGCTGACAGTGTCCTTGGGAAGTACTGGGAACACTGGACTGGTTCCTGTCCTTCTTGCTGCAGCTGGAGGCCGGGCTCCCTGGGGCGGGAGGCTGGAGGTCTCTCCCTCACTCCTCCCAGCAATTAATAAACATGGAGAAAGCCTTTGCTTAAAATGTGTCTTTGGGCTCGGCAccgatagcacagtggttactgcaccagccacatacaccgaaggtggtgggttcaaactaaccaacaatgacaactgcaacaaaaaatagctgggtgttgtggctgaccctgtagtccagttacttgggaggctgaggcaagagaatcgcttgagtccaaaagtttgaggttgctgtgagctgtgatgccacatcactctaacgagggtgactctgtctgaaaaaaaaaagtgtctttggCCAGCGGGTCCAAAGCAGCCCCTGAGTCAGACCCAGGGGTGAGTGGGGTGGACtctgtgct is a genomic window containing:
- the A1BG gene encoding alpha-1B-glycoprotein isoform X2 — protein: MLTTARATVTMMSLLVSFLLLWGFTLGPVAEAAVFIDTRPSLSAKSESLLEPWANITLTCKAQLYTMDFELLKDGASQELVHLHLPTIKHQFLLTGDTRGLYRCRSGLGDDRWTQLSNLVEVTGPTAPPPPALSVDRESAGILRPGDRATLLCVAPLSGVKFQLRLGEKELPVPQSSTNPDRTIFHLDALAPRDTGPYYTCRYRLWNQQGLWSGDSKPATLIVSNEQLPAPELSAEPTSRSPEPGTLVRLRCLGPLVGMRFVLVREDAGGRRVHSVLSPAGTEATFELRNVSVADSANYSCVYTDPKPPFLGSAPSASVELQVEGPPPRPRLRALWSGAVTPGRDAVLRCEGHIPDVTFELLRVGDMKPLERLHATHPSADLTLTYVGPQHAGNYSCRYRSWWPNRLESELSDPVQLLVAGH
- the A1BG gene encoding alpha-1B-glycoprotein isoform X1; the encoded protein is MLTTARATVTMMSLLVSFLLLWGFTLGPVAEAAVFIDTRPSLSAKSESLLEPWANITLTCKAQLYTMDFELLKDGASQELVHLHLPTIKHQFLLTGDTRGLYRCRSGLGDDRWTQLSNLVEVTGPKSLPSPWLSAEPVPWITPGLNSTLVCHGGLQGVNFLLRRKGDDAFLEVAKAGENVEATFSVHKAGDYSCTYRTHAAGTPSDPSAPVAIKELAAPPPPALSVDRESAGILRPGDRATLLCVAPLSGVKFQLRLGEKELPVPQSSTNPDRTIFHLDALAPRDTGPYYTCRYRLWNQQGLWSGDSKPATLIVSNEQLPAPELSAEPTSRSPEPGTLVRLRCLGPLVGMRFVLVREDAGGRRVHSVLSPAGTEATFELRNVSVADSANYSCVYTDPKPPFLGSAPSASVELQVEGPPPRPRLRALWSGAVTPGRDAVLRCEGHIPDVTFELLRVGDMKPLERLHATHPSADLTLTYVGPQHAGNYSCRYRSWWPNRLESELSDPVQLLVAGH